Within the Salvia hispanica cultivar TCC Black 2014 chromosome 4, UniMelb_Shisp_WGS_1.0, whole genome shotgun sequence genome, the region GTCTCTAATATACTACTCTGATAGGAAACAAGATCCTATCGGCGTAGAAGAGGACACGCGAACAATGAATTTGTGAACAAAAAGCAAAATATCAACCCTAACGCGAGGCTAGGGTTTCGAGAGCACCAAGATGAGAAAAAGTGtgtttattactttaattctCAATGACTCGATCTATGAGAATTCTGTAATTTATAGAATTCCCCCTACTTGATTCGGACTTACgattcgggaaagaatcaagaataAAACCCGAAAAGATTTGACTctatcatgaaataaaatagttcaTGCGAAATaaggaaacaaaataaaaacaaataaaaaacaaatcaaaataatcatatctCTAATATCAGACATAGTCTCGATATTTGGCAGGACGGGGAGCGTTCCTCTGTGGTCGATCCTTCTTGGCTGCTCTGGTCTTCGGCCTGCCCCTCTGAACCGTCTTCGCCGTCTCCCCTATCCCTGGCGGTTGTCGCTGCATGGGTTCATGCAACCCCCCTTCATCATTGCTCCCCGTCTCGTTGATCAGGGTCgtatcatactccctccgttctataatAGTGAAGACATTTTCTTTTCGACACGCGACTTAAGAAAAGATTGTATTAAgtaagtaaagtaaaagaagaataaaaagtaggaaattaaaaatgtagagagatgaagagagaataaagtaaaacagAGTAAAGTAAGCGaggaaaatgtgttgacttttactaaaaagagaactAACTTCACTGCTATGGAACATACTAAAATGGCATAATGACTCAACTAATGCGGAGGGACGGAGTACTACACTACTAGTACCGGAGTATTTCTAGTTGACTTGAGTTTCAACTTCAGATTACATGACTATTGAATTAGTTTATTGATACAAAAAGCTATACGTTTTCATACTCCAAGCATATGTTAATGAAATATACGCCCAAGCATGACCTTTTAGCGCtgtaatataataattccAAAGAAACTTTAAAGATTCGCAAACTCCACATaatcaatattcttaaatttgatttatctcGATTGGTACAACTAACTTGGTTGCTGCAACAAAGACGTTATTCAgttgatattatttatttcgTCATATAAAGTGACATTGAATGGTTGGGGCGAGAGATTAATGGAGGAATAAAGAGGAAAAGATAAAGGTTAGTCAATGATAAGGTATACCAATCAAAACATACTCTTTAATTTCCCTTTTGTTCCTTTCCATTATAAACTCCTTTATCATTCCCCTCACGCTTTCAGCTCCACATTCCTCTCAACATAAGCTAAAATCAACACcaaattctctctcaaatcATAATCCgtagaaaattatgaatacGCTAGCCATCGGCAGCCGCATCAAGGATTGTTCTAAAGGATTCTGCAGCTTCTTCTGCCCGCAGTGGTGCTACATAGTCttccctcctcctccgccgccgccaccgtcAGAATACCTCCCCGACGACGGAAGCTCCGGCCCCGACTTCTCTCCCTTCATCATCACAATCATCGGCTTCTTGGCCGCCGCCTTGCTCCTCCTCAGCTACCACGCCATCCTCTCCAACTACTGCCGCGGGAGAAGAATCCAAAGGCGCGGCCAAACGAGCCGCGCCGTGGACGTGGAGAGCGGAGAGGACGGCGGCCAGGAGGGGACATGGTTCGTGGCGACGAACCGCGGGCTGGACGAGGCGCTGGTGAGGTCGATGGCTACGTTCAAGTACCGGAGAAGGGAAAGGCTGGTGGAAGGCACGGAGTGCTCGGTGTGTTTAAGTGAGTTTGTGGAAGAGGAGAGGCTTAAGCTTCTCCCCAAATGTAGTCACGCATTTCACGTGACATGCATCGACACGTGGCTCAAATGCCACTCCAACTGCCCGCTTTGCCGAGCCAATGTGGCGGGCCCGGCCTCatcgcctcctcctcctccttctctGCCTTCGCTATCGCCACAAGGTGCGGGGGGGAATGTGGAGATTGGCACTGGAGATCAACGAGAGGGCGCGAAAACGGATGGAAGGGTTAGAAGATCGGTGTCCATGGATTCGGTTTTCGAACGGCGTTTGATGATAGATGATCCGAGTAGTGCAAGTAGATGTAGTGAGATGAAGAGATCACATTCAAGTGGAAGGTGGTTCGTCTCTAAATAGGGTAAATCAACCcaaaactatattttttcttggaATGTTTTTAGCGGTAAGATTTGTATGTTGAGATAGGGAGTAGATTGTGTGAAAAGATCACAAATAAAGTAAGGTCAATTTTTTCGGATAATTTGTGGGATATTTCAGAGTCCATTAAATATACTGTACTCATAATATGGCTAGCCATAAAATGGGATTCTAGTAAATATGGATATTATGGATATGaacaatttaattatcttatttattgTTAACTAAGTTTACATTATTACCCTTTTAACTACACATTCTTTAATGGAATAGTACTTAAAAATTAAGTACTCACTTCGTtcatgaaatattgtccataTTTGACTTGCCAtgttaagaaatgtgaagaaaagtggGTTGTAAAATTTAGTGCAATGAGGGTccaacatttttatattagttttatgtaataaaatgtaaatgtaaagagttagtggaaagtgagatccatttaccaaaaataaaaaaagacaaaGTTGACAAACTTTTACGGACggatcaaaatgacaaaactgaacaacatttcacggagggagtaattaaaacTATCCAACTCATAAATTTTTAGCCTATAAATAAGTGTGGTTTACAGAcccaatatttaatttatttatttatttgggcTAAGACAGATGTGGCTTTCTCTTAACATGGGCTGAGTTTTGAAATACAGAGCAAGGATCCACATTAAGAAACAATTTCTATACCAACACTGCGTGAATAAGTTAAACAAGTAAAACATGGggtataaatataaaagtagactTTAGATATTTCCCAATAGAGATAGCAACCATTAAAACTAGTTCATATTCacacaagaaaaaaattgaaaatatcgattgtttatgattttaacCCCCATTCACCACAACTAAAAAATTACACTTAATTTGTGAATGAATGTTCAatactatttttctttaatttacaTGTTTAGAAGCTCaatcctattttttatattatttactaATTCTTATGGTTGCGAATCAGTTGTTAACTTTTAGATGTCATACAAAATGGATACGAAATGGAGAAATGACGGGAAAACGTGTGTGACTTTCACAATTAGGAggatatacatttaaataaataaaatttcagtaatacacaaattaaatatatacgaTTCAGTAATtcccaaattaattatttaaaaatttaagccCAACTTAATCTTTTGTcgaaatcatattttattcaagcCCAATTCCAGGGAAATAACaagtttatttcatttatttttgtaaacaTCTTTATCACTCAACTCTATTTTTCACTCTAAAAGCCTCTGTTTTTTTACAGTAACATTTTGAGCTTCTACTCTTTAAAGACTAGTTCTTACAGGGCACTCTGTATTTTTCCTTTCATGTTAGGATTCTGCATTTCTTTTCGCATTTTAAAAACTTACTCTTTTAAGGATATAAAAATTGGGACGGAATTACTagcatttaaattaattagaaataacTACCTAGGATGTAAAAGAAAGCATTTTTAAGCGGAGAGCAAATAATCTTAatcttttgttgttttatgacACTTTATGAAATATTGATGGTATAATTAAACACACAAATTAGCGTCCTTAGCATTAAAAGGTGTCATTAGCCTTTTCTTTTAGAATTAGCACTCcgttatatactccctccgtccacgaaaaatataGCACACTTGTCGTTTTTggttgtccacaaaaaatagggcacctttaaataatatggatctcacattccactaacacaacTTCTTTCTTAGCTTACTTTTTCCCCTTAtgtcttactttatcaattctacAGTAAAAAGTCTTTCAATAGTCTTAAAAGTgttctatttttcgtggacggagggaatattagtCTTTCAATAGTCTTAAAACTGATTAATATAATATCTTCGACGAAACACCTATACGGCTATACCTACACCTGATGATACATACACGAAACCAATTTAAAGAGTTATATATCACGAAACCAAATTAAAGAGTTTTCATGAGGATCTATTTGAAAGTTTACCATACTAATTGATGGTACTACATAATATAGCGAATTAATTAACACACTTGATTACCTTACATTCCatataagtaatttatttgCACTTTCACATCCACCACTAATCGTAAAAAAAGTTATCTAGCTCTAGCTAGACACTTGGTGAGAATAGGACATTTTAGTTTGATGTTACGCCGcatcactaatttaaaatttgaaaaaatattaaaggaTAGATAAATGATGctttatcttatgattatccaaccttaaagaaagaaaaacaatatcCAAGTCCAATAATATTCGAGTGTGAAAATAATCAGGTGCAGCGGCACACCATAAACCCCACCGTTGCAAGTTTCCAATAGGTCTCTATCTTGTTCCCGCAAAATGACACTATTCTTAATTTGGGatacatataaaaaacaaaaatggagGCCAAAATTCAATGCAAATGGCATTTTACCCatataataaaacaatgaAGATATTGAGCATACATACATAACATGATAACACTATAATCTAGAGGCTCAATTTCCTAGCTTGCCTGGCATATGGATTATTCAGGATAGCGATCCCTCACCTCTCCTACTCTCCAAAATCTTAGCTTATCTTTACCTTCTagatttactactactatatttacgTATACATTGGAGTACAataatttttgtgtgtgtgtgtgtgtgtgaatggaCCGCACaatataagtaaaattttctaaaatttaaaatttactccTAATAAATATGTACAACCTAATGATCGTATCACTTTGTCTAGGCTCTCTACTCATTGCATTCATACTTATATgcaaacttttttctcttatttataggacTTATCTTGTTTTGAAATGCCAAGGATAGAAAGAACCTTCAGTACTCAAAGAATTCGctagtaggagtatatgttATAGATAGATTTTGGCATCATCAAAATTGAGGAAATAGTTGGGAAAATTAAAACAGCTTGGATTAGATACCAAAACCACAATGATCCTCCTATACATTGTGTAACTTAATATTGATCCAGGGAGAAATTTACTGGTTATTGGTTTGCCAACATTATTTCAATTGCAAATTTATCGTCGACTTACTAATCCGAAGCTACTACAAGAAACACGAAATTTATGGTACAAGAAACACAGACTCAACATCCAATAAATCGAATTACAAGGTTGCAGTGCTGCAATAATGTGATAGCTcgtttatttttctttttattaaagtATTTACATCTGCAAAATACATGGTATCATGACCAGCTAGCGACTAGAGAAAGTCCAGGATCAAGATTCAacaattttgcaaaataagtagtactacCAAATTGCAAAAACTGAAAAGGTCGATGAAAAATactgaaacaaaaaaaaaattagattggTAAAAATTAATGACCAAAAGTAgagtgaattattttgcaattaaatcctaaattaaacacaatgaaCGTGACAAAGGTTCAATAATTTTTActgataaatatatatattaaccCTAGGTGTGACAACCTAGGATAGCTTCCTCCTCAATTATTCTCAGCATGTGGTGAACTGCCCCGGCTATGTCGTCTGCTGAATTGAGTTGGCAACCCTCTTCCACCTATATAAAGAAACAACCATgcaaagttatttttttattaattgttcatCCCCAAATATACGTCAAAAAGTTCACTAAATCTATGTGTAAAGACAACATCAATCTACTTATGTCTAGAAAATCACCCATTAAAGTAAAGGGgcaaaaataatcacatttcACATCAATTCCCAAATTGCCCTCAAGAAAAAGTACTAATTACACACAGTAGAATCTTTTGCACAGTGCACATAGTTTGATGTGGAAGTAGGTGCAGGCTGTGTGCCAAAAAGTAGATTCTTTTGCATGCTGAGGTCATTTTCGACAGTCCTAGTTTTGTTACCATCAAATAAACCGTGCCAATGTATAAGACCAAAAATGCTGAAATGTAACGATATAAGTTAGGgaccaaaaattttaataattggtgTGGTATGTGACATTCCTAATTAATGGATCTAGAGAccaacattattttgttgggtGATTTTAGCTAGGTAGAGACAAAATAAATCTCGAACGAGTGAGTGAACCACGTTCGAGATAATAAGTTTATCCGGTGCACGTCCACACGTACCTTAGCGCTGATGGAGTAGAGCACGAGCGAGTCGAGTGTGGTGACATTGAGGTGGAGGATTGTGAGGAAGACGGATTGGAAGGCGGCGACCATCTTGGAGAGCTGGCGGACGCGCCTGCGCGATAGGACTCGGACGTTGGCGTGCGTCTCGATTAGGGTGACCTCAATGTCCGCAATGGCTGCCTTGCTTTGTGATGTGTATTTGTTGCCTAGTTGGCTTTCCGAGCAGCTGAATTGTGGGTATGCAAAGAATTGACCAAATGGGCTGCCTATTTTTGGCTTTTGATCACTTTCATCATTTGTTGTCACATTTCCATGCTCCAATAATGCAAATTTCTTTGCTTCTAGTGACTGCAGAATGTGCTCTAGCTCTTTCACAAATTCTATTGCACCACCAACAATTGAGGCTTGGTCAccctgaaattaaattaaattaaatataaaacaatgaTTTAGAAATAGTACTAGAATCATTAAATGAGGTAAGTATGGTGAAAGTTGATAAGATGAGAATGAGATTTTTAGTAGGACAGAGACAATAAGAGACATGGGGAGGTTGAGAGTATTACGTCACAATATTCTGTTGCATCACAAACATCAACAAGAGCAAAATTAATGCAACCTATAACTAAAAGATTATTTGGAGAAAGTATTGAGATGAATTAGAGACTAAGCGCCTGTGGTATAGCACTCATATAGGTAGCTAATTTTGCCTCATATATATAGGTAGAGAGCTATAATGTGTCACATCTAATTGGCTTATACTCGAGGCGAACAAAGACAACAACATATGTCCAAAACAGACAGAGAGAtgaatgaagaagatgagTGAGTGCAAGAACTATTCCGGAATCAAATTGTACCTTACTGAAATTCAAATCTTGtgactttttttcttttcggTAGAAAAACAGTGCAAATTCAAATCACATTATTATCATGAAGTGAATAGTACTTAATTGGGTTCTCTcctcaataattaatttcaattgaatagggaaagaaaaaaagagttaGATCAATTTTAACGTAAACATAAGTATAATGAAGCTTACTCGTTGAACATAAGATTCGGGCATGAGAGAGCGCAAGACAGCAAGATGTTCATTCATTTGCTTACGGCGGTTTCTTTCAACGGCAATGTGAGTCATTCTCTGAGTTTCGGCTTCCTCTTTGTTCTTGCACACTTTGGGCCTCCTCCGCCGCTTCTTGCGGCCCTGcgcggcggcggtggaggtTTCCGGCGGGGGAGGCGGGGGAGGCATGGAGGAGCAGCTGGAGAAGTCGCGGGGGCTGGGTTGGGAGGAGTCATGGAATGGGGCTGTGTCAAACATGATGAAGTTGAGGAGCTCAGTTGAAGAAAGTGCTTCGAGAgccattttctctcttaatttgctaatatttgattttgaggAGTTGCTTTCATCTTTATAGTAGAGATTTGAGTGCCCCAATACTATTGACTCTTGTTAGATTATAAAGCCTTCAATCATTTTATTGTCTTCTTCAacttttgagagagagaaagcgcAGGAGCAAGAgtgagagatgagagagagagaggtttctttcctttttcaccaactttttgATGCAGAAAGGCACAACATCTATAGTGTCCTCTCACGTGCATGATAGCGTTTCTTAATATGACTAAtctaaacatttttttaacaatttttatatgattagAGTGCCATTCTCAGAATAATCagtttaactttttattaatacaTGATTGTAATTCCTTTTGGTCCCATGTGTGAATTCAAAACGCCGTTGTACAATTTTACCGGTggaaaaattacaaatactacaattaattaaattgcacTGGCAATTCTTTTCAGTAATTCGTAacgtaattatatttaaagttaattaaCTTTAACTTAAAAACAATATCCACCCTGGTGGATAGTGAACTTAGTTCGTGTCATAGATCTGATCTTGCACTAATATAAAACACCGCATccaagaaataatttttacgGATTACAATATTCTTTAATAGCAGAGCAAACAATATTCAATAATCATGGTTCATTAGTTATAGTATACTAACAAAAACAGCAATACTTGACCcagatttcatttttaactttATCTGGACAAAAGAATTGTAAAGATTCCAtgttaattaaactattattaATTGGTTAAAATTAAACGGTATCTGGTCAATAGTTTGGTTTTTAGGGAAGAATTAAGAAAGACGCAATTTCTATTTAGGGCCTtcccaataaataaaattcaatgttttaattataggagtatttgcAAACTCTAACACAATATTTCGGtatagataattaatttagtcaTAAATAGTGATTCGCTTCGATAGTAACACTATAACTTTTTCTTGTACAAATCTATctaaccaaaaaaaacaaaaaagtgtAGTAAAAGTATTGAAAAAAGTGAGTGAGTAATCACTAATCAAGCGCAGTTAATTGTTAGAAAGAGAATCGTCGTAGTAGAGTCAAAGCGAGagatttagtttgattctaattGGAGAATTTGCCACACTGATTCaaattagtttgattctaattGTAAATTAGGGTCGTGTTTCctagtaataattaaaggaCCTCTCTGTGACATAGTCAAACAGAATGTAGGAGAGCTATCCGAATCACTATAAATACTGTGTCGTTTCcttctttattatttagtgTGCCGATACTTTGTCGCAACATATCTTGCAATAATTAACATaagtaggagtactaatttagtTACTCTTAAATCAGTCGACCTAACCcaatttaaattgaaacaaaactTCCAGAATGCAATCTAGTTAATTTGATCTTGAATTGCAAAAATCCTTGTGTTTCTGTGTGTTCAGAATTGTAGtccctaaaaaaataatgtctGATTAAGGATATTTTGTCCAGTCAATTAGGgatattaatttgtgttttcGAATAAAATCACATGTGCTTTAAAAATGTCTTCAACATTAgtatcctaatttaaattatcttaaaaaaagttaaaaggtACTCCCTgtgtccgtgaataggagtctcgttttttcCGTTTGGGTtcgtccgcaaataggagtcccggttcataattactataaatggtaaaaaggccacacattccactaactcattccacccgcatatcatttaaaactaatatatacaaatgagatatttattccattaactttttttaattacttttcttaacatttcttaaaattcgtaccAGATTAGTGAACAATTGCATCCTCAATTTAaggacactttttttttcaccctcaattttgtctatttttaaatttttacacCGCAGGTAGTTGTCTCTAATTTTGTGTTCCTAGAAAATAAGTTTGTCTCAAATATAGTTCTTATTTCATGTTTACAAAGTATACGAGTGCTCTAACCATCGGGCTTGCTTTCTTGACTCATATAATACTAGAACATTAGATCATTAGTATTCCGAGATTATGTTTACATGCAAatgtacaatatatatttcgattgcaataaaattcatatactCTTATAGCCAATTAAAAATCGTGTGTAAAACTAATTCTTGCATTTTATACATGCTTCCATAAGAGCAACTCCAAGGGAAGAAGGTAAATGAAAAGGGTATATCATGCTTGTACCTTCCCAAAAAGTGCAATATACTTTTCTAAGAAGTAATCAACTCCAAGGAtaaaaggtatatagaaaggtatatcatttaaaaaaaaaaaatagtacaagatgcattaaaaaaaatataaagtgtaataccttctcaaatacctaccccattggagaatgattttttatgaaaagaaggtaaatatggtggttatatgattttacctcttcattgatggagaggtaaagatacctattcaaaatgggaaaatgtataataccttctcaaatacctctccccttgtgaatgatttttcatgaataaaagataaatatggtagttatatgaCTATACCCCTTCATTTACCTctccccttggagatgctctaacaaACTTATCTTATAACAGCAAATAAGATACGTAATTATTTGCATTGaaaattcttcaaaatattCGAAATTGAAAGCACAAATAAAACCATTCTTAAGTTGAAGGACATTATAGTTCATTAAATCTTAATCTTTTGCCTTCATTGACGTGTTTGTTTGAGACCCttaatattagtttattataacattaatagtaaagatgttttataaaatgcacgtatttaattataaatataaatttacatctttaattataaaaaaatatcttagacatcctcttcttcttttttattcccTCAACCGCgtgagtttaattttatttttatttacgaATCCAAAACTGGAATAATTTAGTTGTGATTGTTTCGGATTTTTATGGTTATGatcattaaaattgaaaattggtgTTATTATGGAGTATGTAAAATGTTTTGACAGACGATGAATGGTGTCAAACACAAAGACAATGTCTGAAATGTAGGGGGGAGTGGGACCCAAATCTATTTTGAAGTATGGATAAAAACAACAGATCGAGCTGTCCAAAGAGATACCTCTCACGTTCTAATTTTCGTTTTGGAATCTGTAAAAATCAGACTCACCGCTCACCCAATTTTAACACGTATTCACTTGTTTTATACGTTTATACCCGTCTCTACATGTATGTCAATACCTCTATATGCAATTACTCTGCTTTATTCCGCACATTTATACTCTATTCTGATATACTTGCAAgattttagtactccctctgtttttATGTAAACTAGCTCAAAATCCACGGGTCAATCCGAACTACTCGATAAAATTATAGGGTTAAGGCCGAAAAATCGCAATCCATATTTAGAAATGGGCTACACGGGCTAATCCGCTCGGGTCGCGGGTTATGCGAGCAGGCCCGAGTGGGTTCCGGGTTAGCCCACGGGTTGAAcatttaatatcaaaatataattaaaattttggattatatatacttatacgaagtatatttggtaatatcaatattaaatacaacattgatatgaagaatatatggtaattatgtcttttctctcaaattgaaagttagggttatatgaaatgcatgatttctagTTAATTGTAGTAAGATTCACATGTGCTATTAATTAAACgatatgtttatctattttgtttcaattttcaattgctatattttctttctcttgatCACTTTGATAATACTTTACTCTTTGCGACAATCtgctttttaataatttagaatattagaTTGAATAGAAAGTAACATATAAGATTACTATTGATCCGAATAGCCCATGAGTTAGCTCGAAATTCGAAgatttagggttagggccgaAAATTTATAACTCGAAAAATTCACAGCCCAAGTAACCCGCACCGAAATAGCTCGACAACCCGAGTGGATTGGCCTGAACTCGAGCGGGTtagcccaattgacatccctagttcCACCACAAGCAAACCACTTATTTTagcataaaaatttaaagaattaatatttaaaaagtttaagtaaagagagtaagtatgagagaagaaaaaagtagaggaataaaaaaataaaacatgtgaaaaaataaagtaagagagaggattTTTCACTTAAGGTGGAATGattcacttatagtgggataTTCCAGAAAAGAATGTGACACGCTTATAAtaggacagatggagtataatatatcAATGTTAGATTcgattatattatttgaaattctcTATATTCACTTAAAAGttctaaatttgatatatatataatcaaactataaaacaaatttagaaaaatatgtgANNNNNNNNNNNNNNNNNNNNNNNNNNNNNNNNNNNNNNNNNNNNNNNNNNNNNNNNNNNNNNNNNNNNNNNNNNNNNNNNNNNNNNNNNNNNNNNNNNNNAATTGAGGCTTGGTCAccctgaaattaaat harbors:
- the LOC125223769 gene encoding transcription factor bHLH71-like isoform X2, with the translated sequence MALEALSSTELLNFIMFDTAPFHDSSQPSPRDFSSCSSMPPPPPPPETSTAAAQGRKKRRRRPKVCKNKEEAETQRMTHIAVERNRRKQMNEHLAVLRSLMPESYVQRGDQASIVGGAIEFVKELEHILQSLEAKKFALLEHGNVTTNDESDQKPKIGSPFGQFFAYPQFSCSESQLGNKYTSQSKAAIADIEVTLIETHANVRVLSRRRVRQLSKMVAAFQSVFLTILHLNVTTLDSLVLYSISAKVEEGCQLNSADDIAGAVHHMLRIIEEEAILGCHT
- the LOC125223167 gene encoding RING-H2 finger protein ATL52-like; the protein is MNTLAIGSRIKDCSKGFCSFFCPQWCYIVFPPPPPPPPSEYLPDDGSSGPDFSPFIITIIGFLAAALLLLSYHAILSNYCRGRRIQRRGQTSRAVDVESGEDGGQEGTWFVATNRGLDEALVRSMATFKYRRRERLVEGTECSVCLSEFVEEERLKLLPKCSHAFHVTCIDTWLKCHSNCPLCRANVAGPASSPPPPPSLPSLSPQGAGGNVEIGTGDQREGAKTDGRVRRSVSMDSVFERRLMIDDPSSASRCSEMKRSHSSGRWFVSK
- the LOC125223769 gene encoding transcription factor bHLH71-like isoform X1: MALEALSSTELLNFIMFDTAPFHDSSQPSPRDFSSCSSMPPPPPPPETSTAAAQGRKKRRRRPKVCKNKEEAETQRMTHIAVERNRRKQMNEHLAVLRSLMPESYVQRGDQASIVGGAIEFVKELEHILQSLEAKKFALLEHGNVTTNDESDQKPKIGSPFGQFFAYPQFSCSESQLGNKYTSQSKAAIADIEVTLIETHANVRVLSRRRVRQLSKMVAAFQSVFLTILHLNVTTLDSLVLYSISAKVEEGCQLNSADDIAGAVHHMLRIIEEEAILGCHT